One part of the Haliotis asinina isolate JCU_RB_2024 chromosome 2, JCU_Hal_asi_v2, whole genome shotgun sequence genome encodes these proteins:
- the LOC137271866 gene encoding uncharacterized protein, with protein MGQHHHYIRQSHIHHCMVDHNHIDSARDTSTTDTAWDTTTTDTTLDNTTTSNSTRCNATTTGGTIAIFTVWDTITFITKFDITIASTTENDTTTTFTTKFIWETINTFYSTWCNVTTAGDTTTTYNREAHNNYIGAPPQLHENYNHHHHHHIHHYMDTTFTTTTRDTTIITTKTKNTTTTTTQDTAITTTTR; from the coding sequence ATGGGGCAGCACCATCACTACATAAGGCAGAgtcacatccaccactgcatggtAGACCACAACCACATAGACTCTGCACGGGACACCTCCACCACAGACactgcatgggacaccaccactacGGACACTACATTGGacaacaccaccacatccaacTCGACACGGTGCAATGCCACCACCACAGGGGGCACAATCGCCATCTTTACTGTATGGGACACCATCACATTTATCACTAAATTCGACATCACAATCGCATCCACCACTGAAAACGACACTACTACCACATTCACAACTAAATTTATATGGGAAACCATCAACACATTCTACAGTACATGGTGCAACGTTACAACTGCTGgggacaccaccacaacatacaACCGCGAGGCACATAACAACTACATCGGGGCACCACCGCAACTGCATGAGAACTacaaccatcaccaccaccaccacatccatcactacatggacaccaCCTTTACCACCACTACAAGGGACACCACAATCATTACCACCAAAACAAAgaacaccaccactaccaccacacaGGACACCGCAATCACAACCACCACTAGATGA
- the LOC137272627 gene encoding E3 ubiquitin-protein ligase RNF14-like gives MTDKEDQEDELTVLASIYDDSILTLSQDGEEPGGQFVACFPIPNPFYIRMDPHRDKNEDEDISNNTTQDLTEVKFLPPVTLNFALPPDYPSVHPPQFTLSCKWLTRHQLSRLCHKLDELWEENSGCVILFMWTNFLQSEAYDFLNLSSPLDLSNVVCPYRTSKSDNAPHPRTNPSEDTPSSCDPRGIQDIASQQLLLPAIRDFSHQEQLRQFQKSVYSCKVCFMEKLGSLCIQFAQCDHVYCKECMKDYFTIQIGDGNVSALTCPEDKCESQAHPAQVKELVSPELFTRYDQLLLKTSLETMTDVVYCPRPICQFPVIMDRESNMASCPSCHYVFCVLCKLVFHGLSPCKIKSDELKKLREEYQAADETGKRFLEKKYGKRTIEQALEETWSSEWLEQYAKQCPSCGTHIQKIDGCNKMTCTKCRCYFCWICNSTLSRTNPYAHFNMPNNSCYNRLFEGMGPIDGFDFDEEDDFLNLI, from the exons ATGACTGACAAGGAGGACCAGGAGGATGAACTAACTGTCTTGGCCAGTATCTATGATGACAGCATCCTCACACTGTCCCAGGATGGGGAGGAGCCTGGGGGTCAGTTTGTGGCCTGCTTCCCTATCCCCAACCCATTTTACATCCGAATGGACCCTCACAGAGACAAAAATGAAGATGAAG atatttcaaacaataccaCACAAGATTTAACAGAGGTGAAGTTTCTACCTCCAGTGACATTGAACTTTGCCCTTCCCCCTGACTACCCGTCTGTTCACCCCCCACAGTTCACACTGTCATGTAAATGGCTCACAAGGCATCAG CTGTCACGACTGTGTCATAAACTTGATGAACTCTGGGAAGAAAATTCAGGATGTGTGATTCTGTTCATGTGGACAAACTTCCTCCAAAGTGAAGCCTATGACTTCCTGAACCTCTCTTCCCCGCTAGATCTTTCCAATGTTGTGTGCCCCTATAGGACTAGCAAGAGTGATAATGCTCCCCACCCCAGGACTAACCCCAGTGAGGACACACCTTCTAGCTGTGACCCACGAGGTATTCAGGACATTGCTTCCCAGCAGTTGTTGCTACCGGCAATCAGAGACTTCAGCCACCAGGAGCAGCTGAGGCAGTTTCAGAAGTCAGTGTATTCTTGTAAGGTGTGCTTCATGGAGAAGCTAGGATCTTTGTGTATTCAGTTTGCACAGTGTGACCATGTGTATTGCAAGGAGTGTATGAAAGACTACTTTACGATACAGATTGGCGACGGGAATGTTTCTGCTCTCACCTGTCCTGAGGACAAGTGTGAGTCACAGGCACATCCGGCCCAG GTGAAGGAGCTGGTGTCTCCTGAACTGTTCACTCGGTATGACCAGTTGCTACTAAAGACGTCCCTGGAGACGATGACAGACGTGGTGTACTGTCCCCGACCCATCTGCCAGTTCCCCGTCATCATGGACCGAGAGAGCAACATGGCCTCCTGTCCCTCATGTCATTACGTCTTCTGTGTTCTGTGTAAGCTAGTCTTCCATGGACTATCCCCCTGCAAGATCAAGTCAG ATGAGTTGAAGAAGTTAAGGGAGGAATATCAAGCAGCTGATGAAACAGGAAAGAGATTCCTAGAGAAGAAGTATGGAAAGAGAACTATCGAACAAGCCCTAGAGGAGACATGGTCCAGCGAGTGGCTTGAGCAGTATGCCAAACAGTGTCCTTCTTGTGGCACACATATACAG AAAATTGATGGCTGTAACAAGATGACCTGTACCAAGTGTCGGTGTTACTTCTGCTGGATATGTAACAGCACATTGTCCAGGACCAACCCCTACGCTCACTTCAACATGCCCAACAACTCCTGCTACAACAGACTCTTTGAAGGGATGGGACCCATAGATGGCTTTGACTTTGACGAAGAAGACGACTTCTTAAATCTTATCTGA